In Rhizobium sp. CIAT894, the following are encoded in one genomic region:
- a CDS encoding aminoglycoside phosphotransferase family protein, which produces MKPLEGGRTGQIWRDGDTVIRPSGAWTPTVHRFLRHLRSRGFAAAPEPIAITGENQEIVSYVSGRVCEDLADPFVGSETMLLSAARLLRDFHSASEGFLARDQEVQTWMLPPQEPREIVCHGDYAPYNLATAGHQAVGIIDFDTAHPGPRLWDLAYAVYRWAPLSDPSNPGVISGLDEQLRRAEIFCTAYGTTAEERRQLPEMICRRLQALVDFMQARASAGDETFVEDVAAGDAQLYLSDIGYIQKYRDRLLKALS; this is translated from the coding sequence GTGAAACCGTTGGAAGGCGGGCGAACCGGACAGATCTGGCGCGACGGCGATACCGTCATCAGACCATCAGGCGCGTGGACGCCGACGGTGCATCGGTTCTTGCGGCATCTCAGGAGCAGAGGCTTTGCGGCGGCGCCGGAGCCAATCGCCATCACCGGGGAAAACCAGGAGATCGTCAGCTACGTCTCCGGGCGCGTCTGCGAAGACTTGGCGGATCCATTTGTCGGATCAGAGACGATGCTGCTGTCTGCGGCCAGGCTTCTGCGGGATTTTCATTCGGCATCTGAAGGATTTCTGGCAAGGGATCAAGAGGTCCAGACATGGATGCTGCCCCCGCAAGAACCGCGCGAGATTGTCTGCCACGGAGATTATGCGCCTTACAACCTTGCCACAGCAGGTCATCAGGCTGTCGGGATTATCGATTTCGATACGGCCCATCCTGGTCCGCGCCTGTGGGATCTGGCCTATGCGGTCTATCGCTGGGCGCCCTTGTCCGATCCCTCCAATCCCGGCGTGATATCGGGCCTCGACGAACAGCTGCGGCGAGCGGAAATCTTCTGCACGGCCTATGGCACGACGGCAGAAGAACGGCGCCAGCTCCCGGAGATGATCTGCAGGCGGCTGCAGGCGCTCGTCGATTTCATGCAGGCAAGGGCCTCGGCCGGAGACGAGACCTTCGTGGAGGACGTGGCCGCAGGCGACGCGCAGCTGTATCTGAGCGATATCGGCTATATCCAGAAATATCGAGATCGGCTGCTGAAAGCGCTCTCCTAA
- a CDS encoding magnesium and cobalt transport protein CorA, which produces MEQLKDLDSVSPQAGSGSASLPHERRGVVAAAVYQHGQRIRDIRIEEAGEWRSRENAIVWIGLHEPDEVLLHQVQAEFNLHPLAIEDAAQPHQRPKLEIYGEAMFIVARTAHMKDGEIVFGETHLFVGRGYVVSVRHGDSSSYLAVRQRCEATPTALAHGENYILYSILDFIVDNYMPVIEVVQEEVEKLEDLVLREQLGKSDIERLYLLRRKLLRLRNAVVPLVDVCRRYEHIDLPGMDPTLQSLFRDVTDHVRRVQEDIDALREVLAFAFEASVMIGQTEQTAIARKLAAWAAILAVPTAIAGIYGMNFSDMPELKTQYGYFVVLGVIAVLCLGLFGFFRRRKWL; this is translated from the coding sequence TTGGAACAGCTGAAGGATCTGGACAGTGTTTCCCCGCAGGCCGGCAGCGGCTCTGCATCGCTGCCGCATGAGCGGCGGGGCGTGGTGGCTGCCGCCGTGTATCAGCATGGGCAGCGCATCCGCGACATCAGGATAGAGGAGGCCGGGGAATGGCGCAGCCGGGAGAACGCCATCGTCTGGATCGGCCTGCACGAGCCGGATGAGGTGCTGCTGCACCAGGTTCAGGCCGAATTCAATCTGCATCCCCTGGCGATCGAGGATGCGGCGCAGCCCCACCAGCGCCCGAAGCTGGAGATCTATGGTGAGGCGATGTTCATCGTTGCCCGCACCGCCCATATGAAGGATGGCGAAATCGTCTTCGGCGAAACGCATTTGTTCGTCGGCCGCGGGTATGTGGTCTCCGTTCGCCATGGGGACTCGTCCTCTTATCTGGCGGTGCGGCAACGATGTGAAGCGACCCCGACGGCGCTCGCTCACGGCGAAAATTATATCCTTTATTCCATCCTCGATTTCATCGTCGACAACTACATGCCTGTCATCGAAGTCGTGCAGGAGGAGGTCGAGAAGCTCGAGGATCTGGTGCTGCGCGAACAGCTGGGAAAGTCCGATATCGAGCGGCTTTACCTGTTGCGGCGCAAGCTGCTGCGCCTGCGCAATGCCGTGGTGCCGCTCGTCGACGTCTGCCGGCGATATGAACACATCGATCTTCCCGGCATGGACCCGACGCTCCAGTCGCTGTTTCGCGATGTGACGGATCACGTGCGCCGGGTACAGGAAGATATCGACGCTCTGCGCGAAGTCCTCGCTTTCGCCTTCGAGGCGAGCGTAATGATCGGCCAGACGGAACAGACGGCGATTGCCCGTAAGCTCGCCGCCTGGGCGGCAATCCTCGCCGTTCCCACCGCGATCGCCGGTATTTACGGGATGAATTTCAGCGATATGCCCGAACTGAAAACCCAATATGGCTATTTCGTCGTGCTTGGCGTCATCGCCGTGCTGTGTCTGGGGCTGTTCGGCTTCTTCCGCCGGAGGAAGTGGCTCTAG
- a CDS encoding HAMP domain-containing methyl-accepting chemotaxis protein yields the protein MRRPNIKSSLLLIFSVIAILFGVVAYLAVDGLRKTNGSTEEIATDWLPSVQASQAINLSMTNLRLAYRDHIIAQSEAEKKTREDAIKVAEDAIRKSADAYLPLASSDRERDLIKTIKESVEGYISSSSQLLVLSRANKTEEAGQYLGGEMRSYSDKLKEATVALVELNVSGSKKAADLSAETFDSIEFYLLATIGVAGLLVLGAVAFVLTAIANPITGITASMRRLAEGDTGSEIPFADRADEIGSMAGAVEIFRQAAIKNKQMALEAEENRGRAEADRLDAQRQAETAASERLRIATSGLAAGLKRLAAGDLAFQLNEAFAPDFEALRHDFNQSVTQLGATLRAISESIGTIDEGTREISSGASDLSKRTEQQAASLEETAAALEEITANVSNSSKRTEETRTVATEANRSAGVSAEVVSHAEEAMERIETSSQQISNIISVIDEIAFQTNLLALNAGVEAARAGEAGKGFAVVAQEVRELAQRSASAAKEIKGLIQNSSKEVESGVKLVRDTGQALKTIGGFITQINHHMDSIATSAKEQSIGLSEVNVAVNRMDQTTQQNATMVQQSTAASDSLAQQAQTLRELIAQFRLDDAASQSSALRSTARTMAQPAPRPAMHAVAARR from the coding sequence ATGCGTCGCCCAAACATCAAATCCAGTTTGCTGTTGATTTTCAGTGTCATAGCCATTCTTTTCGGCGTTGTCGCCTACCTCGCGGTCGACGGTCTTCGCAAGACGAACGGCTCGACCGAGGAAATCGCCACCGACTGGCTACCGAGCGTGCAGGCCTCGCAGGCAATCAATCTCAGCATGACGAATTTGCGCCTCGCTTACCGCGATCACATCATCGCACAGTCGGAGGCGGAAAAGAAAACACGCGAGGACGCCATCAAGGTCGCCGAGGATGCGATTCGCAAATCGGCAGACGCCTATCTTCCACTGGCTTCGTCCGATCGGGAGCGCGACTTGATCAAGACGATCAAGGAAAGCGTTGAAGGCTACATCTCCAGCAGCTCGCAGCTTCTCGTCCTTTCGCGCGCCAACAAAACCGAGGAAGCCGGCCAGTATCTGGGCGGAGAGATGCGCTCTTATTCCGACAAGCTCAAGGAAGCTACAGTCGCCCTGGTCGAATTGAACGTCAGCGGCAGTAAGAAGGCTGCCGACCTCAGCGCGGAGACTTTCGACTCCATAGAATTCTATCTGCTTGCAACGATCGGTGTCGCCGGATTGCTCGTTCTCGGCGCTGTCGCCTTTGTGCTGACCGCCATCGCCAATCCGATTACCGGCATCACCGCTTCGATGCGGCGGCTGGCCGAGGGAGACACCGGTTCGGAGATCCCCTTTGCCGACCGCGCCGACGAGATCGGATCGATGGCGGGCGCGGTGGAGATTTTCCGCCAGGCCGCCATCAAGAACAAGCAGATGGCACTGGAAGCCGAGGAAAATCGCGGCCGGGCGGAAGCCGATCGCCTCGATGCGCAAAGGCAGGCGGAAACCGCTGCATCGGAGCGGTTGCGCATCGCCACCTCGGGTCTTGCCGCCGGTTTGAAGCGGCTCGCCGCAGGTGACCTGGCCTTCCAGCTCAACGAGGCCTTCGCCCCCGATTTCGAGGCGCTGCGCCATGACTTCAATCAGTCCGTCACCCAGCTCGGTGCAACGCTGAGAGCGATTTCCGAAAGCATCGGCACGATCGACGAAGGCACACGGGAAATCTCCTCAGGAGCGAGCGATCTTTCAAAGCGCACGGAGCAACAGGCAGCTTCGCTGGAAGAGACGGCGGCCGCACTGGAAGAGATCACGGCGAACGTATCGAACTCCAGCAAGCGAACCGAGGAGACCCGCACGGTGGCCACCGAGGCAAATCGCAGCGCCGGGGTCTCCGCAGAAGTCGTTTCCCACGCCGAAGAGGCGATGGAGCGCATCGAGACCTCGTCGCAGCAGATTTCCAATATCATCAGCGTCATCGACGAAATCGCCTTCCAGACCAACCTTCTCGCACTGAATGCCGGCGTCGAAGCGGCAAGAGCGGGCGAAGCCGGCAAGGGTTTTGCGGTCGTCGCCCAGGAAGTGCGCGAACTTGCCCAACGCTCGGCAAGTGCCGCCAAGGAAATCAAGGGCTTGATCCAGAACTCCTCCAAGGAGGTGGAAAGCGGCGTCAAGCTGGTGCGCGACACCGGCCAGGCCCTGAAGACCATCGGCGGCTTCATCACCCAGATCAATCACCATATGGATTCGATCGCCACCTCTGCGAAAGAGCAGTCTATAGGACTCAGCGAAGTCAATGTCGCGGTCAACCGCATGGACCAGACCACGCAACAGAACGCCACCATGGTGCAACAGTCGACCGCCGCATCCGATTCACTCGCTCAGCAGGCCCAGACGCTTCGTGAACTTATCGCCCAATTCAGGCTTGACGATGCGGCCAGCCAATCGTCCGCCCTTCGCTCGACGGCGAGAACGATGGCGCAGCCCGCGCCGCGTCCAGCCATGCACGCGGTTGCCGCACGCCGCTGA
- a CDS encoding NCS1 family nucleobase:cation symporter-1, whose product MSIRNPSPSLYNEDLAPAEERKWGAFSIFNVWTSDVHSLWGYYLAASLFLLCGSFVNFVIAIGIGSLVIFLLMSLVGNAGVRTGVPFPVLARASFGTFGANVPALVRAVVACFWYGAQTAAASGAIVALLIRNESLLAFHQNSHMLGHSTLELICYVIVWALQLLIIQRGMETVRKFQDWAGPAVWIMMLILAVYLVVKSGTFSFGSEIPRDVLIEKTKDAGVPGEPGSFAALAAVAATWITYFAALYLNFCDFSRYATSEKALRKGNLWGLPINLLAFCLVAGVTTTAAFTVYGEVLLHPEMISAKFDSWFLALLAALTFAIATLGINVVANFVSPAFDFANVFPRQINFKRGGYIAALIALVLYPFAPWETGAAHFVNFIGSTMGPIFGIMMVDYYLIRKGQLNVEALYHENGEFRFQNGWHGNAFIAFVVGALFSSILPTFTSILPDWWGTYGWFFGVGIGGAIYFVLRMGARRNPAFAS is encoded by the coding sequence ATGAGCATTCGAAATCCGTCTCCCTCGTTATACAACGAGGATCTTGCACCCGCCGAGGAGCGCAAATGGGGTGCGTTCAGTATCTTTAACGTCTGGACATCTGATGTTCACAGCCTGTGGGGCTACTATCTGGCGGCGAGCCTGTTCCTGCTGTGCGGCAGCTTCGTGAACTTCGTCATCGCCATCGGAATCGGCTCGTTGGTCATCTTCCTGCTGATGAGCCTGGTCGGCAATGCGGGTGTGCGCACGGGTGTGCCCTTTCCGGTTCTGGCGCGCGCCTCCTTCGGCACGTTCGGCGCCAACGTTCCGGCCCTGGTCCGGGCGGTTGTCGCCTGCTTCTGGTACGGCGCGCAGACCGCCGCCGCATCCGGCGCCATCGTCGCCTTGCTGATCAGGAACGAGAGCCTGCTCGCGTTCCACCAGAACAGCCATATGCTCGGTCATTCGACCCTCGAACTCATCTGCTACGTTATCGTCTGGGCGCTGCAGTTGCTGATCATCCAGCGGGGAATGGAAACGGTTCGCAAGTTCCAGGATTGGGCCGGTCCCGCCGTCTGGATCATGATGCTGATCCTGGCCGTCTATCTGGTCGTCAAATCGGGCACCTTCTCCTTCGGTTCGGAAATCCCGCGCGACGTGCTGATCGAGAAGACCAAGGATGCCGGTGTGCCGGGCGAGCCCGGCTCGTTTGCCGCACTTGCCGCAGTGGCCGCCACCTGGATCACCTATTTCGCAGCGCTCTATCTGAATTTCTGCGATTTCTCGCGTTACGCGACGAGCGAAAAGGCGCTGCGCAAAGGCAACCTCTGGGGCCTGCCGATCAACCTCCTGGCGTTCTGCCTTGTCGCGGGTGTCACGACCACGGCCGCCTTCACCGTATATGGCGAGGTCCTGCTGCATCCGGAAATGATATCGGCGAAATTCGACAGCTGGTTCCTGGCGCTGCTTGCGGCACTGACATTCGCGATTGCAACGCTCGGCATCAACGTCGTGGCGAATTTCGTTTCGCCGGCCTTCGACTTCGCCAATGTCTTCCCCCGCCAGATCAATTTCAAACGCGGCGGATACATCGCCGCCTTGATCGCTTTGGTGCTTTATCCGTTTGCCCCCTGGGAGACGGGTGCAGCGCATTTCGTCAACTTCATCGGGTCGACGATGGGGCCGATCTTCGGCATCATGATGGTGGACTACTACCTCATCCGGAAGGGCCAGTTGAACGTCGAGGCGCTCTATCACGAGAATGGCGAGTTCCGATTCCAGAACGGTTGGCACGGCAATGCCTTCATCGCCTTTGTGGTCGGCGCGCTGTTCTCGTCGATCCTGCCGACCTTCACCAGCATCCTGCCGGATTGGTGGGGGACCTATGGCTGGTTCTTCGGCGTCGGGATTGGTGGGGCGATCTATTTTGTTCTGAGAATGGGCGCGCGGCGCAATCCGGCGTTCGCGTCGTGA
- a CDS encoding alpha/beta fold hydrolase: MQRHFRDLPRAMPAIIVTIGLAMLAGCATRPSPEVLTPVHLSEPASSQTAPDKVSVLVATNRTPDSVRGGFGSTSAEKLTYEQYAFSVPPGRTDTVITYPKAKPDPERQFAVIERKQLPGDAFVQQALASVQPDGTVGIFVHGYNYSYQEALYRTAQIAADAKLPGAPILFSWPSAASVAGYVADRDAALSSRSELDSLVTSLAASAKVKRIILFGHSMGGFLVMETVRELKLQHRDAVIGKLAVVLAAPDIDVDVFRSQLKDIGPMPMPISLLVSKDDRALVASSFIAGERPRVGRLDIDDPVIEEAALKARLRVIDITSIKTSDGLGHDRYASLAKFGAQLASFESGRRATAGDVGAFVFDAAGAAVASPFRLAGRVVGAQ; encoded by the coding sequence ATGCAGCGACATTTCCGAGACCTGCCAAGGGCAATGCCGGCGATCATCGTCACCATCGGCCTGGCGATGCTTGCCGGCTGCGCCACGCGGCCATCGCCTGAGGTCTTGACGCCGGTTCATCTGAGCGAGCCGGCCTCCTCCCAAACGGCTCCGGACAAGGTGAGCGTGCTCGTCGCGACCAACAGAACTCCCGATAGCGTGCGGGGCGGCTTCGGCAGCACATCGGCCGAGAAACTGACCTATGAGCAATACGCGTTCTCGGTTCCTCCCGGCAGGACGGATACCGTGATTACCTACCCCAAGGCGAAGCCGGATCCGGAACGGCAATTTGCCGTCATCGAGCGCAAGCAACTGCCTGGGGATGCTTTCGTGCAGCAGGCGCTCGCCTCTGTGCAGCCCGACGGCACCGTCGGCATCTTCGTCCATGGCTACAACTACAGTTACCAGGAGGCGCTTTACCGCACCGCCCAGATCGCCGCCGATGCGAAGCTCCCGGGCGCTCCGATCCTGTTTTCCTGGCCTTCGGCCGCATCCGTCGCCGGATATGTCGCCGACCGCGACGCTGCGCTTTCCTCGCGCAGCGAACTCGATTCCCTCGTCACATCGCTCGCGGCATCGGCCAAGGTGAAGCGCATCATCCTGTTCGGGCACAGCATGGGCGGGTTCCTCGTCATGGAGACGGTGCGAGAGCTCAAGCTGCAGCATCGCGACGCCGTCATCGGCAAGCTGGCGGTGGTGCTCGCCGCCCCCGACATCGACGTCGACGTCTTCCGCTCGCAGCTCAAGGATATCGGTCCGATGCCGATGCCGATCTCCCTTCTGGTTTCCAAGGACGACCGGGCGCTCGTGGCCTCGAGCTTCATAGCGGGCGAGCGGCCGCGCGTCGGGCGCCTCGATATTGACGATCCCGTCATCGAGGAGGCGGCCTTGAAGGCGAGGCTTCGGGTCATCGACATCACGTCCATCAAGACCTCCGATGGATTGGGCCATGACCGATACGCGTCACTCGCCAAGTTCGGAGCGCAGCTTGCCTCCTTCGAGAGCGGCAGACGCGCGACCGCCGGCGATGTCGGCGCCTTCGTCTTCGATGCCGCCGGTGCCGCAGTCGCGAGCCCGTTTCGCCTGGCCGGACGGGTCGTCGGCGCCCAATAG
- a CDS encoding efflux RND transporter permease subunit, with the protein MKSFNLSDWALEHRSLVWYFMIVFILAGAFSYLNLGREEDPNFTIKTMVITAQWPGASADEVTRQVTDRIEKKLQELESLDYTKSETVAGQTTVFVELLPTTKAKDVAPTWLRIRNMIADIKGDFPSGVVGPFFNDRFGDVFGNIYAFTSDGLTQRQLRDLVENARSEVLTVPNVGKVDVIGAQDEAIYLEFSTRQIAALGIDQQSVIQTLQAQNAVTQSGFGDAGPERIALRVSGQFTSEESLRSINLRINNRFFPLTDVATITRGYVDPASSLFRFNGEPAIGLAIGMKQGANLLEFGEALDAQMKHVVADLPIGVDVHRVSDQPAVVDEAVSGFTRALFEAIVIVLVISFISLGARAGMVVAISIPLVLAITFVVMEYSGISLQRISLGALIIALGLLVDDAMIAVEMMVARLEAGDDLRKAATHVYTSTAFPMLTGTLVTVAGFIPVGLNSSAAGEFTFTLFVVIAVSLVVSWIVAVLFTPLLGVTILPKTMKSHHEKKGRFASVFSWLLKLAMRWRWITIVLTVGVFALSVGGMGLVQQQFFPNSDRTELVIDWNLPHNSSIAETNRQMAKFEKEILADNKDIDHWTTYVGAGAPRFILSFDVQTPDVTFGQTIIVTKGLDVRDKVRAELQDYLTKTFPGTDAFVKLLDIGPPVGKPVQYRISGPDIQKVRDISQQFAGVVGTHPLLSNMVLDWNEPSRVVKVDVLQDKARQLGVSSEDIATALNGIVEGSTATQIRDDIYLVNVIGRASKSERDSVQTLQNLQLSTSNGKVVPLSAVANFRYELEQPTIWRRDRQPTITLKAAVIGPTQPATIVEQLKPKVEEFQKALPVGYKVEIGGAVESSAEAQGPIAAVAPLMLFTMATILMIQLQSFSRLFLVFAVAPTALIGVVAALLLSNAPMGFVAILGVLALIGILIRNSVILVVQIEHLRAEGMAPWQAVIEATEHRMRPIMLTAAAATLALIPISREIFWGPMAYAMMGGIVIGTALTLLFLPALYVAWFRIPRDESVRAEASADA; encoded by the coding sequence GTGAAGTCCTTCAATCTTTCCGACTGGGCGCTCGAACACCGTTCGCTCGTCTGGTACTTCATGATCGTCTTCATTCTCGCCGGCGCCTTCTCTTATCTGAACCTCGGCCGTGAGGAAGATCCGAACTTCACGATCAAGACGATGGTGATCACCGCGCAATGGCCCGGCGCCTCCGCCGACGAGGTGACGCGGCAGGTGACCGACAGGATCGAGAAGAAGCTGCAGGAACTGGAATCGCTCGATTACACCAAAAGCGAGACCGTTGCCGGCCAGACGACCGTCTTCGTCGAGCTGCTGCCGACGACGAAGGCTAAGGACGTTGCGCCGACCTGGCTGCGCATCCGCAACATGATCGCCGACATCAAAGGCGATTTCCCGAGCGGTGTCGTCGGTCCCTTCTTCAACGATCGCTTCGGCGATGTCTTCGGCAATATCTACGCCTTTACCAGTGACGGCCTGACCCAGCGGCAGCTTCGCGACCTCGTGGAAAACGCCCGCTCCGAAGTGCTGACCGTGCCCAATGTCGGCAAGGTCGATGTCATCGGCGCTCAGGACGAGGCGATCTATCTCGAATTCTCCACACGTCAGATCGCAGCCCTCGGGATCGACCAGCAGTCGGTCATCCAGACCCTGCAGGCGCAGAATGCCGTAACGCAATCCGGCTTCGGCGATGCCGGGCCGGAACGTATCGCCTTGCGGGTCAGCGGACAGTTCACCTCCGAGGAAAGCCTGCGGTCGATCAACCTCAGAATCAACAACCGTTTCTTCCCGCTGACCGACGTCGCCACGATCACGCGCGGCTATGTGGATCCAGCGTCGTCGCTGTTCCGGTTTAACGGCGAGCCGGCGATCGGGCTTGCCATCGGCATGAAGCAGGGCGCCAATCTGCTCGAATTCGGCGAGGCGCTCGACGCGCAGATGAAGCACGTCGTGGCCGATCTGCCGATCGGCGTGGATGTCCACCGCGTTTCCGATCAGCCGGCCGTCGTCGACGAAGCGGTTTCGGGCTTTACCCGCGCGCTCTTTGAAGCGATCGTCATCGTACTGGTCATCAGCTTCATCAGCCTCGGTGCCCGTGCCGGCATGGTGGTGGCGATTTCCATTCCGCTCGTGCTCGCCATCACCTTCGTGGTCATGGAATATTCCGGCATTTCGCTTCAGCGTATCTCGCTCGGCGCGCTTATCATTGCGCTCGGCCTGCTCGTCGACGATGCCATGATCGCCGTTGAGATGATGGTGGCCCGTCTGGAGGCGGGCGACGACCTGAGAAAAGCCGCTACCCACGTCTATACATCGACGGCTTTCCCGATGTTGACCGGGACGCTGGTCACCGTCGCGGGCTTCATCCCGGTCGGCCTCAACAGCAGCGCCGCCGGCGAATTCACCTTTACGCTTTTCGTGGTCATTGCGGTTTCGCTGGTTGTTTCCTGGATCGTCGCCGTGTTGTTCACGCCGCTTCTCGGCGTCACCATCCTGCCGAAGACCATGAAGTCGCACCACGAGAAGAAGGGACGCTTCGCCTCCGTGTTCTCCTGGCTTTTAAAGCTTGCGATGCGCTGGCGCTGGATCACCATCGTGCTGACGGTCGGCGTCTTCGCTCTTTCGGTCGGCGGCATGGGGCTGGTGCAGCAGCAGTTCTTCCCGAACTCGGACAGAACCGAGCTCGTCATCGACTGGAATCTGCCTCACAACAGCTCGATCGCCGAGACCAACAGGCAGATGGCGAAGTTCGAAAAGGAGATACTGGCCGACAACAAGGATATCGACCACTGGACGACCTATGTCGGGGCGGGCGCGCCGCGCTTCATCCTGTCCTTCGATGTGCAGACGCCCGATGTCACCTTTGGACAGACCATCATCGTCACCAAAGGCCTCGACGTGCGTGACAAGGTGCGGGCGGAACTGCAGGATTATCTGACGAAAACCTTCCCGGGCACCGACGCCTTCGTGAAGCTTCTCGATATCGGCCCGCCGGTGGGCAAGCCGGTCCAGTACCGGATCAGCGGTCCCGATATTCAAAAGGTCCGCGACATCTCCCAGCAATTTGCCGGTGTGGTCGGCACACATCCGCTGCTGTCGAACATGGTCCTGGACTGGAACGAGCCCTCCCGTGTGGTGAAGGTCGATGTGCTACAGGACAAGGCGCGGCAGCTCGGGGTTTCCTCCGAGGATATCGCCACCGCCCTCAACGGCATCGTCGAAGGCTCTACGGCGACACAGATTCGCGACGATATCTACCTCGTCAACGTGATCGGCCGGGCCAGCAAATCCGAGCGCGATTCCGTCCAGACGCTGCAGAATCTGCAGCTCTCCACCTCGAACGGCAAGGTTGTTCCTCTCTCGGCGGTCGCGAATTTCCGCTACGAGCTGGAGCAGCCGACGATCTGGCGTCGTGACCGTCAACCCACAATCACGCTCAAAGCGGCCGTTATCGGGCCGACGCAGCCCGCTACCATCGTCGAACAGCTGAAGCCGAAGGTGGAGGAGTTCCAGAAGGCCCTTCCTGTGGGATACAAGGTGGAAATCGGCGGTGCAGTCGAGTCCAGCGCCGAGGCCCAGGGGCCGATCGCCGCCGTGGCTCCGCTGATGCTGTTTACGATGGCGACGATCCTGATGATCCAGCTGCAGAGCTTCAGCCGCCTGTTCCTGGTCTTTGCGGTGGCGCCGACGGCTCTGATCGGCGTGGTCGCGGCACTGCTGTTGAGCAATGCGCCGATGGGCTTTGTCGCGATCCTCGGGGTGCTGGCGCTGATCGGTATCCTCATCCGCAACTCCGTTATCCTGGTCGTGCAGATCGAGCATCTGCGCGCCGAAGGGATGGCGCCATGGCAGGCGGTCATCGAGGCGACCGAACACCGCATGCGGCCGATCATGCTGACGGCGGCCGCCGCCACGCTCGCGCTGATCCCGATCTCGCGCGAGATCTTCTGGGGGCCGATGGCCTACGCCATGATGGGCGGCATCGTCATCGGCACCGCACTCACTCTGCTGTTCCTGCCGGCACTCTATGTCGCGTGGTTCAGAATCCCCAGGGATGAAAGTGTTCGGGCCGAAGCCTCGGCAGACGCATGA
- a CDS encoding efflux RND transporter periplasmic adaptor subunit, with amino-acid sequence MSIRPKIIALMMGTALISCTKQEESKDEAPRPVLSTTVKQTAASSLGLTGTIEPTIETELGFRILGRMITRNVNVGDIVKKGDVVAAIDPLALELAVRNAQSDVENSDAQLRNAVTTEQRQRALVESRSGTEASLEEAEQARRTAAAAVAKAQANLDKAREQLGYAQLQAEFDGVVTATSAEVGQVVSAGQTVVTIARPDKRDAVVDVPQAAAQKLKIGAPFEVTLQLEPSIRTTGVVREIAPEAETATRTSRTKIALADPPEAFRLGAVITASATIAADPEIVLPSSAILAGSEGPSVWIVDVPAKKVTLRRVKIDGDVVDGGTVRVTEGLAPGEQVVVAGVHKLEDGQAIRIDQEISQ; translated from the coding sequence GTGAGTATTCGTCCCAAGATAATCGCACTGATGATGGGTACGGCCCTGATCTCTTGCACGAAGCAGGAGGAAAGCAAGGATGAAGCGCCCCGTCCCGTGCTGTCGACGACTGTCAAGCAGACCGCTGCTTCGAGCCTCGGCCTGACCGGAACGATCGAACCGACGATCGAGACCGAGCTCGGCTTCCGGATTCTCGGGCGGATGATCACCCGCAACGTCAATGTCGGTGACATCGTCAAAAAGGGTGACGTTGTTGCCGCAATCGATCCGCTGGCGTTGGAACTTGCCGTGCGCAACGCCCAGTCCGACGTGGAAAACAGCGATGCCCAGCTCAGGAATGCGGTGACCACGGAGCAACGCCAGCGCGCGCTGGTGGAATCGCGCTCCGGCACAGAAGCCTCGCTCGAAGAGGCCGAACAGGCGAGACGGACGGCCGCAGCCGCGGTCGCCAAGGCGCAGGCCAATCTCGACAAGGCCAGGGAGCAGCTCGGTTACGCCCAGCTTCAGGCGGAGTTCGATGGCGTCGTGACGGCGACCTCGGCGGAGGTCGGCCAGGTCGTCTCGGCCGGCCAGACGGTCGTCACGATAGCGCGGCCGGACAAGCGCGACGCGGTGGTCGACGTGCCCCAGGCCGCCGCCCAGAAACTGAAGATCGGTGCGCCCTTCGAAGTGACCCTGCAGCTCGAGCCTTCGATCCGCACGACAGGGGTCGTGCGCGAGATCGCGCCGGAGGCGGAAACCGCCACTCGCACGAGCAGGACCAAGATCGCGCTCGCCGATCCGCCTGAAGCCTTCCGGCTCGGCGCGGTCATCACAGCCTCCGCAACCATCGCGGCCGATCCCGAGATCGTGCTGCCTTCCTCGGCAATCCTTGCCGGCAGCGAAGGCCCGAGCGTCTGGATCGTCGACGTGCCGGCCAAGAAGGTGACGCTCCGCCGCGTGAAGATCGACGGCGACGTCGTCGACGGCGGCACTGTCCGCGTCACCGAAGGGCTTGCTCCCGGAGAACAGGTGGTCGTGGCAGGCGTGCATAAACTTGAAGATGGCCAGGCCATCAGGATCGACCAGGAGATCAGCCAGTGA